Proteins from one Bacteroides mediterraneensis genomic window:
- a CDS encoding TonB-dependent receptor yields MLNVQSERKRTLTQGLFFVLFLLSSTLAFAQNQVRGVVTDPAGEPLIGVNVLEKGTTNGTVTDIDGKYTVNVPKGKTLVFSFIGFVTQEIKVNSNVVNVTLKDDTETLDEVIVIGYGSMQRKDVTSSITSVKAEDLNVGVVTSPAQMLQGKVPGLTVANTSDPNGSASISLRGASSLRAGEAMEPYYVIDGVPGASLSLIAPDDIESIDVLRDASATAIYGSKAANGVIIVTTKKGKKDGHTSVSYSGYVAWDKTMNTLDMMSADQLLDFASKNNIDLSPYYDVNNPANTNWQDEVLRTGFSHNHNVSINGGNEKTSYSASINFMDRQGVVRGTSMDRLNARSFVQTKALNDRLELAFSVNASVRNSSTGPTGGQGQSVLDAMYYYSPLVPVRNADGSWYGNTQISQNFNPVRMISEDRYDTKEKLLQGTAQATLHILDGLDWNLNLSYQNQQYIYSNYNSSKTELPSVASRNGQADRSTLENTRKQMETYLNWNHTFADLHKVGVMLGYSWEQADNSDGFGLKVYNFYNDDLTYHNLGVANNISINDVISNNLSTLRMISFYGRVNYSFNSKYLLQATVRRDGSSAFGVNNRWGTFPSVSAAWRITEEEFMKSQSVFDDLKLRVGYGVSGNSLGFDAFYSRPIYGSTGWFTYVDANGTSSQYRILGATRNSNPDLKWETTGMFNIGVDFGFLNNRLTGTIEYYDKRTSDLIFDYAVSTNRYPYGWMTANVGDISNKGVEITINAVPVKTHNFTWSTTLNLSHNKNVVEKLSNDTYSVEYSDRANPDVGGYSSTQVQRIMEGAPLGQFYLYEWAGYDENGGSIFNDYDADGNLIGTTDAPADEDRRPHGSAQPKLTYGWNNDFTWKNWTLTAFFQGVAGNKIFNATRCYYNNVSLVSNGKNVLAEVAEGQNAHDSRAQAPSDRYLENGSYLRLSTLTLGYNFGKLGNWVNNLRLYATCNNVFTITGYKGVDPEISLGGLEPGMDWRNTTYPRTRTFMVGVNVNF; encoded by the coding sequence ATGCTTAATGTACAATCAGAAAGGAAAAGAACATTGACACAAGGCTTGTTCTTTGTGTTGTTTTTATTGAGTAGTACCTTGGCATTTGCTCAGAACCAGGTGAGAGGAGTCGTAACCGACCCGGCTGGTGAGCCTTTGATCGGGGTGAATGTACTTGAAAAAGGAACCACCAACGGTACGGTGACAGACATTGACGGAAAATATACTGTAAATGTACCGAAAGGAAAAACACTGGTGTTTTCTTTTATCGGGTTTGTAACACAAGAAATAAAAGTAAATTCAAACGTGGTAAATGTAACGCTTAAAGATGATACGGAAACCTTGGATGAAGTGATAGTCATCGGTTACGGTAGCATGCAGCGCAAGGATGTGACCAGCTCCATCACTTCCGTCAAGGCGGAAGACCTGAACGTGGGTGTCGTAACCAGCCCTGCACAGATGCTGCAAGGTAAAGTTCCGGGACTGACAGTGGCCAACACCAGTGACCCGAACGGTTCGGCTTCCATCTCTTTGCGTGGTGCTTCCTCACTGCGTGCAGGTGAAGCCATGGAGCCGTACTATGTAATCGACGGTGTGCCCGGTGCCAGCCTGTCACTCATCGCCCCGGATGACATCGAAAGCATCGATGTGCTCCGCGATGCCTCTGCCACCGCCATCTACGGTTCGAAGGCTGCCAACGGTGTAATCATCGTGACAACCAAGAAAGGAAAGAAGGACGGACATACCAGCGTAAGCTACAGCGGCTACGTGGCATGGGACAAGACGATGAACACTCTCGACATGATGTCGGCAGACCAGCTGCTGGACTTTGCAAGCAAGAACAACATCGACCTGTCTCCGTATTATGACGTCAACAACCCGGCCAATACCAACTGGCAGGACGAAGTGCTCCGCACCGGTTTCAGCCACAACCACAACGTATCCATCAACGGAGGTAATGAGAAGACCAGCTACAGCGCCTCCATCAACTTCATGGACCGCCAGGGTGTGGTACGCGGCACCAGCATGGACCGTCTCAACGCCCGTTCTTTCGTACAGACAAAGGCTCTGAACGACCGCCTGGAACTGGCCTTCAGCGTCAATGCCAGCGTACGTAACAGCTCTACAGGTCCTACCGGCGGACAAGGCCAGAGCGTATTGGATGCCATGTACTACTACAGCCCGCTGGTTCCCGTGAGAAACGCGGACGGTTCCTGGTACGGCAACACACAGATTTCACAGAACTTCAACCCGGTCCGCATGATCAGCGAAGACCGCTATGACACGAAAGAGAAGCTGCTGCAGGGAACGGCACAGGCCACACTCCACATCCTCGACGGTCTGGACTGGAACCTGAACCTGTCTTACCAGAACCAGCAGTACATCTACAGCAACTACAACAGCAGCAAGACTGAATTGCCGAGCGTGGCTTCACGTAACGGACAGGCCGACCGCAGCACACTGGAAAACACCCGCAAGCAGATGGAGACCTATCTGAACTGGAATCATACCTTTGCCGACCTGCACAAGGTGGGCGTCATGCTGGGTTACTCCTGGGAACAGGCCGACAACAGCGACGGTTTCGGCTTGAAGGTGTACAACTTCTACAACGATGACCTGACTTATCATAATCTGGGCGTGGCCAACAACATCTCCATCAACGATGTGATCAGCAACAACCTGTCCACCCTGCGTATGATTTCCTTCTACGGACGTGTCAACTACAGTTTCAACAGCAAATACCTGTTGCAGGCCACTGTACGTCGGGATGGTTCTTCCGCATTCGGTGTCAACAACCGCTGGGGTACCTTCCCCTCTGTATCTGCCGCATGGCGTATCACGGAAGAGGAGTTCATGAAGAGCCAGAGCGTGTTCGACGACTTGAAGCTGCGTGTCGGCTACGGTGTCAGCGGTAACTCACTGGGATTCGATGCCTTCTATTCACGTCCTATCTACGGCTCTACCGGCTGGTTCACTTACGTGGATGCCAACGGTACTTCCTCACAATACCGTATCCTGGGTGCTACCCGTAACTCAAACCCGGATTTGAAATGGGAAACCACCGGCATGTTCAACATCGGTGTGGACTTCGGCTTCCTGAACAACCGGCTGACCGGTACCATCGAATATTATGACAAGCGTACCAGCGACCTGATTTTCGACTATGCGGTTTCCACCAACCGTTATCCTTACGGATGGATGACTGCCAACGTAGGTGACATCAGCAACAAAGGTGTGGAAATCACCATCAACGCCGTTCCGGTGAAGACACACAACTTCACATGGAGCACCACACTTAACCTGTCTCACAACAAGAACGTGGTAGAGAAACTTTCAAACGACACATATTCTGTAGAATACAGCGACCGTGCCAATCCGGATGTTGGTGGTTACAGCAGCACACAGGTACAGCGTATCATGGAAGGTGCCCCGCTCGGACAGTTCTACCTGTACGAATGGGCCGGCTATGATGAAAACGGAGGCTCCATCTTCAACGACTACGATGCCGACGGCAACCTGATCGGTACTACAGACGCTCCGGCAGACGAAGACCGCCGTCCTCACGGATCAGCACAGCCGAAACTGACTTACGGATGGAACAACGACTTCACATGGAAGAACTGGACGCTGACCGCCTTCTTCCAGGGCGTGGCAGGAAACAAGATCTTCAACGCTACCCGCTGCTACTACAACAACGTGAGCCTGGTAAGCAACGGTAAGAACGTGCTGGCAGAAGTGGCTGAAGGACAGAACGCACACGACTCACGTGCACAGGCTCCGTCTGACCGCTACCTGGAAAACGGTTCCTACCTCCGTCTGTCTACCTTGACCTTAGGCTATAACTTCGGCAAACTGGGCAACTGGGTCAACAACCTGCGCCTGTATGCCACTTGCAACAACGTATTCACCATTACCGGTTACAAAGGTGTAGACCCTGAAATCAGTCTGGGCGGCCTGGAACCGGGTATGGACTGGCGTAATACCACTTACCCGCGTACACGTACCTTCATGGTGGGCGTAAACGTGAATTTCTAA